The Borrelia puertoricensis genome contains the following window.
TCTACTCGCTCTCTTAAACGTTCATATTTATTTTGTTTTGCAAGTTCTGCATTTTTATCTTTTAAATTAGCTTTAATTATATCTTTAGTACTTTTGAGAGAAGAAAGTTTGGGTTTTAAGTTCTCTTCTAATTTTGATATGTCTCTCTCTAATGTTTTTTTCGTTGATGCATGATCGAGTATACCTTTAAATTTGATGGTAAATTTATTATCCATAAGTGTCCTTATTTAGATAAAATCAGTTCAAGAATTTCCTTCTCTAGCTTAGCTTCAGCAATATTGCTTACTTCTATAAATTCATCGTATGTCATACATTTAATTTCTCTGTAAGAACAAATACCAGTAATTATTGGTAGCCAATATTTATGTCTTTTTATATCGTCAATTAAAGCAAAGTAACGAGTACGAGTAGCATTAATACTCTCAACAAATTTATCTATATGTTTCATTATTAGCCTTTGATTTAAGTTTTGAAATTATATGTTCATAATTAAATTCATCGGTAATGTAATTAAAAGTAACAAAATCACCAACATTATTCTCATATTCTTTAAGAAAAAGGAGGGCTGGTTTTTTAAATTCTGAGTCTAAATGAAATGTATTAAACTCTATAGAATAAAGAATAGCAATAAGATAATCTTTATAATAACTTATGAATTCTCTATTGTAATCCAGTATTACGTAAAACTCATCTAAAAACCCGGGTTTGATCATTAAATTAGTTATTTCTTTCAAATACTTAACATCATTAAGTTTATTTATAGCTTCTTCTTGATTAAATCCAAGTATAGAGTCCCACGTATAAACAGGTAATACTTTTATTTGGTATTCATAAGTTTTATCTTTGCTTAATATGTTCATTTTATATCTTGTAATCATTGTGTGTCCTTTAATTTTTAGGTGTTATTTTTTGGCAATTGATAGCTCTAATTTCAAAAGTAACTTTTTCTGCTTC
Protein-coding sequences here:
- a CDS encoding DUF1322 family protein — translated: MKHIDKFVESINATRTRYFALIDDIKRHKYWLPIITGICSYREIKCMTYDEFIEVSNIAEAKLEKEILELILSK
- a CDS encoding DUF1473 family protein, with product MITRYKMNILSKDKTYEYQIKVLPVYTWDSILGFNQEEAINKLNDVKYLKEITNLMIKPGFLDEFYVILDYNREFISYYKDYLIAILYSIEFNTFHLDSEFKKPALLFLKEYENNVGDFVTFNYITDEFNYEHIISKLKSKANNETYR